The following DNA comes from Pseudomonas sp. Tri1.
AATGGCGGATCTCGATCCACTGGATGGCAAGCGCAGCTGATCTCTTATGGGGGCGAGCCTGGTCGCGATAGCGGTGGGCCAGGTTGCATTGATGTTGAATGTGACGCCGTCATCGCGAGCAAGCTCGCTCCCACATGGTTTTGTGTTCGAGCGCAAATCTGATGTGCACCGCCGTCGCCCCCTGTGGGAGCGAGCTTGCTCGCGATGGCGGCGTTGCGGTCAACCTCGGTAGGCAGTTCAGTCCACCAAGGTACACGCCATGACCACCGCATCTTCACGCCCGCCCACCGCCGGGTAGTAATCCCGGCGCCGGCCAATTTCATTGAAGCCATAGCGCTCATACAGCCGGAACGCCGTGCGGTTGCTGTCGCGCACTTCCAGGAAGCATTCCCGGGCCTCGGCCTTGTAGGCAATGGACATGAGGTGCTCCAGCAGGCGCAGGCCCAGGCCACGGCCCTGGTTTTCCGGCTTGACGGTGATATTGAGCAAGTGCGCCTCATCCAGGATGATCTGCACCACGCCATGGCCCACTTGCTGCTGGCCTTCGAACATCAGCCATATCTGGTATTTGCCCAGCCCGTCGAGAAAGATTCCCCGGGTCCAGGGGTGGCTGTAGGCGGCGTATTCGATCTTCAGCACAGCGTCGAGATCCGCCTCGGTCATCGGGCGGAACGATACAGCGTCACTCATTCGATTCTTTCCAGCGCGCCATCAGCCGGCGCATGGCTTGCCAGACATCAGCCTTGCGCTGTGGCGTTTCCATTAACAATTCCAGCCCGGGCAATGCCCAGGCCGAGCCCAGGCCTTCGACCTGCAATTCACGATTGAACGCTTCGGCATCCGCCTCGCCGGCAAACTTCACCGCCGGCAAGCCGATCAACCACAGGCACGCACAGGGTTCATCTTCGAGCCGCGCCGAAACAAAACCCTGGACGAAATCCCGCGCCGCTTCCGGCCCCTGGTCCATCGTGCCGCGGGACAACAGCGGCCAGCGCACCGGCTCGCCGATGATTTGCGGGCTGTCTGGCAGGCCGGCAGCGCGCAGCATGTCCTTGAGCAGCAGATACGCCGGGTCGCGGCTCTGGAAGGGATCGCCCGTGGGCAGCTCCACCAGTAATAAACAACGCCCGGCCCGCAGCAACTGCAGGGCGAAACGCGGCGGCGCGACATAGGGCACCTTGACCGCAGCCGGCGCTTCAACGGTGTCCTCCACCGGTTTGGCGTTAGTACGGGTCGAGGCCAGGCTTGGACGCGGCACGTCTATTTTCGGTCGCTCGACCACCGGCGCCACCGGCTCGGCAACGCTCTTGGCCACGGGCTGCGTCACGACCGGCGCGATGTACTCGGGCTCGGGCGTTTCCAGCAGCTCGGGCCGCGACGGGGCGGCGAACGGCAATTCGGTACGCGGCAGCCAGCTGACCACCTGCATGGCGCTCAGATAAGCGCGGCGACGGGACTCGATAAGCAAAGGTCGGCCACTTGTGGATAACTGAAAGTGGGAGGGATTCTACCGCCCTTCGAGACGGATCGCTCCCCTGTTGAGCCAATAGTTGGTCGATAGCGAACGACAGTCCGTCCAAGGGGTGAATCGCAAGCGGCCCGATGCAGTACAATCGCCGCTTTTAATTGCCAACCCGACGGCCATTGCGATGATCGAACCCAAGCGCGTCTTGCGCGCCCTCGCTGAACACTGGGCATTGCTGGAACCTTTGTGCGAGCACTTCGACCAGGGCACCCTGAGCCTCAACGAATTGCGTTCACAGCTGGCCGCCCAACAACTGGACAGCACGCCCCAGGACATCACCAACCTGCTGGACGTGTGGATCCGCCTGGACATCCTCGTGCCGGTGGCGAAAAGCCCGAACCGCTTCGAGCTCAACGCCCAGATCCATGACTTCCTCGCCTACCTGCGCCGCGAACATCGCCTGGGCCTGTGCCTGGAGATCGAAGCCTACCTGCGCCACCTCGAGCGCCTGGCCGGCTATATCCAGGACGCTTTCGACATTCGCGACGGCAACGACCTGGCTCGCCAACTGCGCCTGCTGGACATGCGCGTACGCGACGTGCTCAAGAAACTCGCCAACGACGAACAGGCCCTGGTGGCCGTCGCCGAACGGGCCAAGACCAGCGACCGGCAGATCCCGCTGCGCCAGCGTTACGCCGAAGTGCTGGCGACCTGGGACGAATACGTCGAGCCGATGATCCAATTGGTGAACGCCGACGGCGCGTTCGAGCAGGGCGTGCGCAAGGTCGAGAACGTGTTGTTGCGCATGCTCACCGAACAGCAGCGCCTCGGCCACCTGGTGGACGACGACATGCTGCTGCGCACCCACGCGCGCATCCTCGAGATGCAGACCAGTGCCCAACTGACCCTGCGCCACGCCCGTGAATTGCTCCTGCCGCTGCGCGAAGAAGCCCGCCGCCACAACGCCGTGACCCGTGGCGCCGCCCTGGCCCTGGCCGCCATTCGCCGCAAAGGCATCGATGCCGTGCCACAGGCCGCGATGCCGCTGTTCACCCGGCCGCAAAGCACCTTCCTGGGCAGTGCGAGCCAAGTCGAAGCCTATGTCTACGCTCTGGCCCGTTTCGAGCCGAAACCGGCGCGCTTCCCCAAGTCCCACAAGACCCACAAGGGCGGCGAAGCACCGCGTGCGCCGCGTACCGTGCGCGAGATGGTCGAGCGTTGCGAAGACGCCCTGCCGATGCCGGACCTGATGACCTGGCTGCTGGAGCAGGAACCGGACGGCGCCACCGACGAATTGCTGTACTGGTTCTCGCGCCTGTCGCGGGAAAAACGCTTCAAACGCGAGCGTCTGGAACGCCGCGAATACCATACTCACGAGCATCAGGTCAGCCTGCGCTCCTTCGCCCTGCTCTCGGCCCGCGACAGCGCTGCCGAGGATTCTGCGAGCATCCCCCATGCATCTTGATTTATCCGAACTGTCCCAGCTGGCGCCGATCTTCCGCGAGCTGTTCAAGGGTTACCACGTCAGCCGCCGCGACCCGGAGCTGTACGCGCAACTGTCCAACTTCCAGGACCAGTACCGCACGCTGTTCAAGGCCCTGGGTTTTGAGCTGGTGTGCGACACCCGTGGCTTCTACTACTTCGTCCCGGACCTGGCCGCCGCCGCGGTGAACAAGACCGCTCAGCGCCTGGCCCTGTTCACCTTCATCCTTGTCGAACACCTGGCCGACCAGGGCCGCGACCCGATCGCCGTGCTCGACGGGGGCAGCCTGGGCCGCGATGAGCTGCCTTCGCTGCTGGAAAAGTACCGCGACCTGTTCATCCAGGCCGAAGTACAGACCCAGGAAGAGCTGGAAGAAAAAATCATGCGGCGCATGACCCAACTGGGTTTTGCCAGCGAAGAGAACGGCGTGTATCGCTTCCTGCCGCCGATGCACCGCTTCCTCGATGTTTGCCTGTCGGTCCAGCAGGACCGCGACCTGGCCGCCAGCCTGCACAGCGTGCTGCCGTTGCCGGCGCCGGTGCTGATCGACGAAGACAGCGACGAGAAGCTGCTGCAAACCGATGACCCGCTGGACTTGAGTGAATTCGAGGGTGAAAGCGAAGAAGACGCGCTGGCCCGTGCCATCGCCGAAGAACAGGAGACCGACGCATGAGCAAGGAACGCTACGGCATCCGCCGCTTTGCCCTTTTGAACACCGCCGGCTACAGCCTCGGCCTGTTCCCGCTGGAAGAACCGCTGTCGGTGTACGGCGCGAACAACCTCGGTAAATCCGCCTCGATCAACGCCTTGCAGTTCCCGATCCTGGCGCGTATGTCGGACATGAGCTTTGGCAAGTACAGCCTGGAACAATCCCGGCGTTTCTACTTTGCCTCGGACACCAGCTACATCCTGGTGGAAGTCGCCCTGCCCCACGGCCCGCACGTGATCGGCGTGGTCGGTCGCGGCCCCGGCGGCGGTTTCGGTCACCAGTTCTTCGCCTACGCCGGCAAACTGGACCTGGCCCACTACCAGAAAGACGACACCTGCCTGCGTCAGAAAGAACTGTTCACCAACCTGGAGCGCGAAGGCCTCAAAGCCTACGAACTCAAACCGGATGAACTGCGGCGGCTGTTAGTAGGCGGTCATACGTCCATTCCGCTCGACCTGACGCTGATCCCGCTGCGCTCCACCAGCGAACAAAGCCTCAAGACCTTCCGCGCGCTGTTCATCAACCTGCTGCACATGCGTGAAATCACTGCGGCCAAACTCAAGCAACTGTTCCTCGACGCGTTCGAGCACAGCCTGCGCTCCGGCAGCGTGGATTACATTGCGGCGTGCGAAGAAGCCTTCCGCGACGTACGACGCATGGAACAGGACTACAACTCCCTGGTCGCCGCCGGCCCGCTGGTGGAAGCCCTGGCCAATGGCGTGAAGCAGCGCGACATTCTGCGCGGCAAACTGCATCGCCTCTCGCCGTTGCTCGATTCGTTGCTGGGCACTTGGTCGGACTACGCCAGTGCGCGCAAGGAAGAGCTGACCATCCAGGCCGAACACTATCGCAACGAACAGGATTCGCTGCAGAACGACCAGCGCGGCGGCACTCAAGAGCTGATGCGTCTGGAGCGGGAAATCAGCGGCATCCAGCGCTGGATCGGCGAGCTGTCGGTGCTCAAGAACCGCTTTGCCCTGGTGGATGACGTCAAGGTCCTGGAGCAACAACTGCTCGCCGCCAAGGACGCCCACGACGAACTGGCCGGTGCCCTGGCCCAGTCCCGGCAGTTCAGCGCCGAAGACCTGGAAGAGCGCCTGCGGGATCTGGAAAAACGTCTGAAGTCGGTCAAGCAGCAACTCGATCATGCCGACAACAACAGCTACGCCCGCCTGCGCGAAGAGTTCTCGCAGCAGGACGTCGAGCGCCTGATGCGCCTGTTCAACAGCGCCCTGTTCAGCCTGCCACTGGGTGAACACGGCATCGCGCTGGACGAGAATGGCGAGTGGGTCAAATCCATGGAGCTGATCCTCGACGGCTTCAAGGGTGAACGTTTCGAAGTGCCGGGCCTGTCCATCGACCTGTCCCACATCGAACCGCCTGCCCTGCAAGCCCTGGCTGACCGTGCCGCGTTGCGGGACCAGAAAGAGCGCCTGGAAAAAGAACTCAAGCAGCTCAAGACCCAGCAAGCCGTGGCCGCCGACCGCGCCGCGAGCAAAACCCAGACCGAAGCCCTGTACCAACAAGTGCTGGATGCGCAAAAAGCCCTGGAAGACTTCCGCCGCAGCCAGACCTTGAGCGCCGAAGAAGGCGAGAAGCTCGAACAACTGGCACAGATGGAAGCCGCCCAGGACGAACTCAAGCGCTCCAGCGATGCCTTCACCGAGCGCGTCCAGCAACTGTCGGCCAAGCTGCAACTGGTGGGCCGGCAGATCGCCGACATGGAGGCCAAGCAACGCACCCTCGACGATGCCCTGCGCCGTCGCCAATTGCTGCCGGCCGACCTACCGTTCGGCACGCCGTTCATGGACCCGGTCGACGATTCCATGGACAACTTGCTGCCGTTGCTCAATGACTACCAGGACAGTTGGCAAGGCCTGTTGCGGGTCGATGGCCAGATCGAAGCGCTGTATGCCCAGGTGCGCCTCAAGGGCGTGGCCAAGTTCGACAGCGAGGACGACATGGAGCGGCGTCTGCAGTTGCTGATCAACGCCTATGCCCACCGCACCGATGAAGCCCTGACCCTGGGCAAGGCGCGCCGTGCGGCCGTGACCGATATCGCCCGGACCCTGCGCAACATCCGTAGCGACTACGACAGCCTCGAGCACCAACTGGCGCTGTTCAACCGCGAGATCAACAAGCGGCAGGTGTCCAACCTGCAGAGCTTCCGGATCGTCCTGGCGCCGAACAAGGAAGCGCTCAAGCACATCGACCAGATCATCCACAGCGCCGGCCAGTACGAAGAAGGCGAGACGCTGTCGGTGTTCGACCTCAGCCAGAGCGCCGAGCAGGACAACAAGAACGAAGAAGCCAAGGAATACCTGGCGCGGCTGGTGGCGGCGAACCACAACCAGCTCGGTCTCAAGGACCTGTTCGAACTCGCGTTCGAGATCACCAAGGTCAACGGCCAGCCCGTGATCCACACCGACATCGACGGCGCGGCCTCCAACGGCACCACCATGACCATCAAGGCGCTGACCAACATGTATTTGTTGCTGCACCTGATGGACCGCGAACAAGCCGGCCGCGTGCGCCTGCCGTACTACCTCGACGAAGCGGCGGACATCGACGAGAAAAACCAGGCCGCGCTGCTGGAAACCAGCCTGCAACTGGGCTTCGTGCCGATCCTGGCCAGCGTGAAGCCGCAAGTCTGCGCCAGTGTCGCCATCGACCTGGAAGGCGGCAGCGGCCCGAACGGCATCTACATCGACGAAGCGGACTGGAAATACATCCGTCGTCACGATGCAGTGAGAGCTACGGTGAATGTACAGGCTGATGAGCCGGAGCTGGATCCGGTATGAGGTGAATTACCGGACATGAAAAAGGCCGCGATCATTGGATCGCGGCCTTTTTTGTGGTTATGCACAACCTGTGGCGAGGGAGCTTGCTCCCGCTGGGCAGCACAAAATAACGGTTACTTGCCGAGGCTGATTTTCGGCGCCCAGGTCAGCCACTCATCCTCAAACTTATCGAACAGTGGGAAGGTCTGCTGAGGCCGCGCAGCAGCGCCCATTTTTTCGCCATCCGGCGTTGCGAAGGCAATGCCACCCTGAATCAGTGTTTCCAAGGACTCGGTCCGCACCGTTGCCCCTTTGAACAAGCCGAAGTCCAGACCGAAACCGCTGGTATTCCAGAATCGCGTGCCGCTGCGCACCAATGGCGCATATTTAGGCTCGATCAGGATATGGATCAGCACCCGATCCGCCGTCTGGCCCAGTTCATAACCGGTGACCTTGCCCACGGTAATCTCGCGGTAGGTCACCGGCACGCCGGTCTTCAAGGAACCACGGCGTGCTGCGCTCAACACCAGGCTCAAACCTGCTTCGGGCGCAGCGCTTTCCGGAGGACTGGCCAGGGCCACGAAGTTTTTCTGCGGCCCGAGGTTTTTCGCCGAGGGCTGCACTTCAATGTACTGGCCGGTCACCAACGTCTCCAGGTTGGACGTCTTGATCAACCCCAACTCAGGCTTGACCACCCAAAACTGCGAACCGACCCGGGCAATGCGCTCTGGCACTTCGGTGATCCGCGCGGTGAGCAGCACCGATTGCAGATCGCCACTGAGGTCCACATCCTCGATCTTGCCGACATCCAGCCCCTTGAAACGGATTGGCGTACCGCTGCGCAAACCGTCGGCGCGATCGACCTTGATCGTCACCAAAGTGCCCTTCTGTTGCGCAGCCTCGCGGTCCTCGAACAAGCGGAACCGGGGGATGCGCCTTTTCAACGGCACATTGGGCTCCGGTGTCTCGAAGGAGATGCCACCGGCCATCAGGCTTTGCAAGGACTCACTCTTGACCTGGATCCCGCCCGTCAAACCTCCGGTGAGGGTAATGCCACTGGCGTTCCAGAACCGCGTCGAGCCGTTGACCAACCCTTCGTATTCCTTCTCGATGTGAACGCCGATGATCAACTGCTTTTTCTTGCGGGAGAACTGGTAGCTCTGCACCGATCCGACCTTGACCTGCTTGTAGAGAATCGGACTGCCGACCTCCAGTGACCCGAGATTTTCGGTGAGCAAGACCAGGTGCAGGCCTGGTGAACGCAAGTCCAGCGGCGGCGCCTTCGCCCTGGCTTCAAACTCCCGTTGTGGCGCACCGCCTTTATCACCTGGACGCACGGCAATGTAGTTACCCTTGACCAGCGCTTCCAGACCGGTAATGCCCGCCAGGGAAATCGATGGCTTGACGACCCAGAACTGAGTGCCGGTCACCAGGTAGTCCTCGGCCAATGGGTCCAGGGTCAATTCAGCGGTAGCGCTGGACAGGTCCGGATCGACCTTGAGGGTCTTCAGGCTGCCGACCTGGATACCTTTGTACATCACCGGTGTACGACCGGACTGCAATCCTTCGAAGTCGCTGAGTTTGACCTTCACACGGATACCGGCAGCGGCCGCATCAAAGTCCTCGTACAAACGAAACGGCAGGCTCGGGTCCGTTGGCGGGCTGTCTTTGCGGCTTTCTGGCGTAGCGAAAGCAATGCCGCCGGCCACGATACTGGCCAGGGATTCACTGCGCACTTTGACGCCCGACAGGTTGGCATCGATGCTGATGCCACTGGCGTTCCAGAAACGCGTGTGCTTGCGCACCAGGTTGGCGTAGGTCGGTTCGATAAAGACTTTGATCTCGACCTTGCTCTGGTCTTCGGACAGCAGGTAACTCTTCACCTGGCCGACCTGAATCTGTTTGTAGAATACCGGGCTGCCACGGTTGAGGGAGCCCAGCCGGTCAGCCTTGAGGGTCAGGTGTAGACCCGGCTTGGCGTCCGACAGCGGCGGCTCTTCGGCCAGGGCTTTGAATTTACGGGTCGATTCTCCTTCACCTGGACTAATCGCCACGTAGTTACCCGACACCAGGGTTTCCAGGCCGGTGATCCCGGCCAGGCTCACGCTCGGCTTGACCAGCCAGAAACGCGTTCCGGTCTTGAGGTATTGCTCGACCTCCTTATTCATCTCGATGGTCGCAACCACGCCCTTGGAGCTGCCTTCGTCATCGAGCGTGAGAGCCTTTACTTTGCCGACTGGCATGCCTTTGTAGACGACTTCAGTCTTGTTGACCTGAATGCCTTCACCGCTCTCAAAGCGCACGCTGATCTCGATCCCGGTTTCGGTGTAAGCCCGCCAGCCGAGCCAGCCACCGATGATCAAGGCAATCAGCGGTAGAACCCAGATGGCCGACCAGTTCGAAGCCGGTCGGGTTTTAGCGGTAGGCAAATCAGTCATGGTCGTTATCCGACTCCGTGTTATCCCAAATCAGTCGGGGATCGAAGGTTACTGCGGCAATCATTGTCAAAATCACTACGCTGGCAAACGCGATCGCGCCGAGACCGGCTTCGACACTGGCGAGCCGTCCGAAATTCACCACAGCCACCAAAATGGCGATCACGAAAATATCCAGCATCGACCAGCGGCCAATGAACTCAATAAAGCGGTACATGAAGATACGTTGTCGGGCAGACATGGGCTGATGTCGCTGAACGGAAAACAGCAACAACGCAATGCCCACCAATTTGAACGTGGGCACCACGATACTGGCAATAAACACCACAGCGGCAATAGGAATCATGCCGTGCTGGACCAACTCGATGACCCCGGACATGATGGTACTCGGAGCGCCCTGGCCCAACGAGTTGATAGTCATGATCGGTAACATGTTGGCCGGAATGTAGAGAATCGCCGCAGTGATCAACAATGCCCAGGTGCGCATCAAGCTGTCCGGGCGACGGGGATGAACCAGTGCGCCGCAACGAGTACAGGTTTGTCTGTCTGCGTCTGCGTCCTGTCGGTTCAGCTCATGGCATTCAGTACAGATCAGAATGCCCGCATCAATCGCCCGCATGGGCATCCTCTCCTGATAACGCCTGCCAGATCTGGTGCGGCGACATGACGACCTCCAGCCAGACCTGAACCAGCAACAAACTGATGAAACACACCAGGCCAAGACCTACGGTAATAGCCGCCATATCTGCCAACTTGACGATGGCTACCAGGACGCCCATGAGGTAGACCTCGAGCATTCCCCAGTCTCGTAAATGGTGGTAAATGCGATACAGCAATAACCCGTAGCTACGGCCGATGTTCCAACGGATGGTCAGTAACACGGCCAGTTGGCAAAGCAGCTTGAGTAACGGAATGCCCATGCTGCAAAGGAACACCACTGCCGATATGCCTTGCATGCCGGTATCGAACAGACCGATCACACCACTCCAGACGGTGTCCTGGGAAGACTGCCCGAGCAAATTGAGTTGCATGATGGGTAAAAAGTTAGCCGGCACATATAACAGCAGAGCGGCGATGACCAAGGCAAGACTGCGTTCGACCACGTTGTGCCGATGGGCGTAGAGCTCATACCCGCAACGGGGGCACTCGGCTTTTTCGCCGTGGGCCAGTTGTGGCTTGCGCATCAACAGGTCGCACTCATGACATGCCACCAGATCATTCAGAGGTAAATCTGACAATCGATGAGTGTCTGACGGATCGGACATAAAAGAGCTCTGGCTCAGCTAAGTTGGGGCTATTCTAGTGCTCCAGCTCGAAAATAACTGTGCAAATTTATCAAGCTTTCGCGTGCTTTTATTGCGGGCAAAACAAAACCCCTACCTGCGTCAGCAGATAGGGGTTTCGGAATTTAATCTTGACGATGACCTACTCTCACATGGGGAAACCCCACACTACCATCGGCGATGCATCGTTTCACTGCTGAGTTCGGGATGGGATCAGGTGGTTCCAATGCTCTATGGTCGTCAAGAAATTCGGTAGCCAGCGCGTGCCTTACGGTCACGTTCCAGCGAATGGGTATGCGATAGTTTGTGTGTTTGCTGCGAACTTTCGGTTCATGTCGTCTTCACACACCGCAATCTGGTGCCCTTTCGGGTCAGCAAATTGCTTGGGTGTTATATGGTCAAGCCTCACGGGCAATTAGTACAGGTTAGCTCAACGCCTCACAGCGCTTACACACCCTGCCTATCAACGTCGTAGTCTTCGACGGCCCTTCAGGGGACTCAAGGTCCCAGTGAGATCTCATCTTGAGGCAAGTTTCCCGCTTAGATGCTTTCAGCGGTTATCTTTCCCGAACATAGCTACCCGGCAATGCCACTGGCGTGACAACCGGAACACCAGAGGTTCGTCCACTCCGGTCCTCTCGTACTAGGAGCAGCCCCTCTCAAATCTCAAACGTCCACGGCAGATAGGGACCGAACTGTCTCACGACGTTCTAAACCCAGCTCGCGTACCACTTTAAATGGCGAACAGCCATACCCTTGGGACCGGCTTCAGCCCCAGGATGTGATGAGCCGACATCGAGGTGCCAAACACCGCCGTCGATATGAACTCTTGGGCGGTATCAGCCTGTTATCCCCGGAGTACCTTTTATCCGTTGAGCGATGGCCCTTCCATACAGAACCACCGGATCACTAAGACCTACTTTCGTACCTGCTCGACGTGTCTGTCTCGCAGTCAAGCGCGCTTTTGCCTTTATACTCTACGACCGATTTCCGACCGGTCTGAGCGCACCTTCGTACTCCTCCGTTACTCTTTAGGAGGAGACCGCCCCAGTCAAACTACCCACCATACACTGTCCTCGATCCGGATAACGGACCTGAGTTAGAACCTCAAAGTTGCCAGGGTGGTATTTCAAGGATGGCTCCACGCGAACTGGCGTCCACGCTTCAAAGCCTCCCACCTATCCTACACAAGCAAATTCAAAGTCCAGTGCAAAGCTATAGTAAAGGTTCACGGGGTCTTTCCGTCTAGCCGCGGATACACTGCATCTTCACAGCGATTTCAATTTCACTGAGTCTCGGGTGGAGACAGCGCCGCCATCGTTACGCCATTCGTGCAGGTCGGAACTTACCCGACAAGGAATTTCGCTACCTTAGGACCGTTATAGTTACGGCCGCCGTTTACCGGGGCTTCGATCAAGAGCTTCGCGTTAGCTAACCCCATCAATTAACCTTCCGGCACCGGGCAGGCGTCACACCCTATACGTCCACTTTCGTGTTTGCAGAGTGCTGTGTTTTTAATAAACAGTCGCAGCGGCCTGGTATCTTCGACCGGCGTGGGCTTACGCAGTAAATGCTTCACCCTCACCGGCGCACCTTCTCCCGAAGTTACGGTGCCATTTTGCCTAGTTCCTTCACCCGAGTTCTCTCAAGCGCCTTGGTATTCTCTACCCAACCACCTGTGTCGGTTTGGGGTACGGTTCCTGGTTACCTGAAGCTTAGAAGCTTTTCTTGGAAGCATGGCATCAACCACTTCGTCACCCAAAGGGTAACTCGTCATCAGCTCTCGGCCTTAAGATCCCGGATTTACCTAAGATCTCAGCCTACCACCTTAAACTTGGACAACCAACGCCAAGCTGGCCTAGCCTTCTCCGTCCCTCCATCGCAATAACCAGAAGTACAGGAATATTAACCTGTTTTCCATCGACTACGCTTTTCAGCCTCGCCTTAGGGACCGACTAACCCTGCGTCGATTAACGTTGCGCAGGAAACCTTGGTCTTTCGGCGTGGGTGTTTTTCACACCCATTGTCGTTACTCATGTCAGCATTCGCACTTCTGATACCTCCAGCAAGCTTCTCAACTCACCTTCACAGGCTTACAGAACGCTCCTCTACCGCATCACTTGCGTGATACCCGTAGCTTCGGTGTATGGTTTGAGCCCCGTTACATCTTCCGCGCAGGCCGACTCGACTAGTGAGCTATTACGCTTTCTTTAAAGGGTGGCTGCTTCTAAGCCAACCTCCTAGCTGTCTAAGCCTTCCCACATCGTTTCCCACTTAACCATAACTTTGGGACCTTAGCTGACGGTCTGGGTTGTTTCCCTTTTCACGACGGACGTTAGCACCCGCCGTGTGTCTCCCATGCTCGGCACTTGTAGGTATTCGGAGTTTGCATCGGTTTGGTAAGTCGGGATGACCCCCTAGCCGAAACAGTGCTCTACCCCCTACAGTGATACATGAGGCGCTACCTAAATAGCTTTCGAGGAGAACCAGCTATCTCCGAGCTTGATTAGCCTTTCACTCCGATCCACAGGTCATCCGCTAACTTTTCAACGGTAGTCGGTTCGGTCCTCCAGTTAGTGTTACCCAACCTTCAACCTGCCCATGGATAGATCGCCCGGTTTCGGGTCTATTCCCAGCGACTAGACGCCCTATTAAGACTCGCTTTCGCTACGCCTCCCCTATTCGGTTAAGCTCGCCACTGAAAATAAGTCGCTGACCCATTATACAAAAGGTACGCAGTCACCCAACAAAGTGGGCTCCCACTGCTTGTACGCATACGGTTTCAGGATCTATTTCACTCCCCTCTCCGGGGTTCTTTTCGCCTTTCCCTCACGGTACTAGTTCACTATCGGTCAGTCAGTAGTATTTAGCCTTGGAGGATGGTCCCCCCATATTCAGACAAAGTTTCTCGTGCTCCGTCCTACTCGATTTCACTTCTAA
Coding sequences within:
- a CDS encoding MlaD family protein — encoded protein: MTDLPTAKTRPASNWSAIWVLPLIALIIGGWLGWRAYTETGIEISVRFESGEGIQVNKTEVVYKGMPVGKVKALTLDDEGSSKGVVATIEMNKEVEQYLKTGTRFWLVKPSVSLAGITGLETLVSGNYVAISPGEGESTRKFKALAEEPPLSDAKPGLHLTLKADRLGSLNRGSPVFYKQIQVGQVKSYLLSEDQSKVEIKVFIEPTYANLVRKHTRFWNASGISIDANLSGVKVRSESLASIVAGGIAFATPESRKDSPPTDPSLPFRLYEDFDAAAAGIRVKVKLSDFEGLQSGRTPVMYKGIQVGSLKTLKVDPDLSSATAELTLDPLAEDYLVTGTQFWVVKPSISLAGITGLEALVKGNYIAVRPGDKGGAPQREFEARAKAPPLDLRSPGLHLVLLTENLGSLEVGSPILYKQVKVGSVQSYQFSRKKKQLIIGVHIEKEYEGLVNGSTRFWNASGITLTGGLTGGIQVKSESLQSLMAGGISFETPEPNVPLKRRIPRFRLFEDREAAQQKGTLVTIKVDRADGLRSGTPIRFKGLDVGKIEDVDLSGDLQSVLLTARITEVPERIARVGSQFWVVKPELGLIKTSNLETLVTGQYIEVQPSAKNLGPQKNFVALASPPESAAPEAGLSLVLSAARRGSLKTGVPVTYREITVGKVTGYELGQTADRVLIHILIEPKYAPLVRSGTRFWNTSGFGLDFGLFKGATVRTESLETLIQGGIAFATPDGEKMGAAARPQQTFPLFDKFEDEWLTWAPKISLGK
- a CDS encoding paraquat-inducible protein A, yielding MRAIDAGILICTECHELNRQDADADRQTCTRCGALVHPRRPDSLMRTWALLITAAILYIPANMLPIMTINSLGQGAPSTIMSGVIELVQHGMIPIAAVVFIASIVVPTFKLVGIALLLFSVQRHQPMSARQRIFMYRFIEFIGRWSMLDIFVIAILVAVVNFGRLASVEAGLGAIAFASVVILTMIAAVTFDPRLIWDNTESDNDHD
- a CDS encoding paraquat-inducible protein A, encoding MSDPSDTHRLSDLPLNDLVACHECDLLMRKPQLAHGEKAECPRCGYELYAHRHNVVERSLALVIAALLLYVPANFLPIMQLNLLGQSSQDTVWSGVIGLFDTGMQGISAVVFLCSMGIPLLKLLCQLAVLLTIRWNIGRSYGLLLYRIYHHLRDWGMLEVYLMGVLVAIVKLADMAAITVGLGLVCFISLLLVQVWLEVVMSPHQIWQALSGEDAHAGD